Proteins found in one Miscanthus floridulus cultivar M001 chromosome 4, ASM1932011v1, whole genome shotgun sequence genomic segment:
- the LOC136549562 gene encoding cycloartenol-C-24-methyltransferase 1-like — translation MSKLGALDLASGLGGKIDKEEVKSAVDEYEKYHGYYGGKEEARKSNYTDMVNKYYDLATSFYEYGWGESFHFAHRWNGESLRESIKRHEHFLALQLGLKPGMKVLDVGCGIGGPLREIARFSSTSVTGLNNNEYQITRGKELNRLAGISGTCDFVMADFMKMPFDDNTFDAVYAIEATCHAPDPVGCYKEIYRVLKPGQCFAVYEWCITDHYDPNNATHKRIKDEIELGNGLPDIRSTRQCLQAVKDAGFEVVWDKDLAEDSPLPWYLPLDPSRFSLSSFRLTSVGRMITRTMVKALEYVGVAPQGSERVSNFLEKAAEGLVEGGKKEIFTPMYFFLVRKPLSE, via the exons ATGTCCAAGTTGGGAGCGCTGGATCTTGCTTCTGGCCTCGGAGGGAAGATCGACAAGGAGGAAGTCAAGTCGGCTGTCGATGA GTATGAGAAATATCATGGATACTATGGAGGGAAGGAGGAAGCAAGAAAGTCCAACTATACTGATATG GTTAATAAATACTATGATCTCGCCACTAGCTTCTACGAGTATGGTTGGGGTGAATCCTTCCACTTTGCTCACAG ATGGAATGGAGAATCCTTACGCGAAAGCATCAAGCGACATGAGCATTTTCTTGCCCTGCAACTTGGTTTGAAACCAGGAATGAAG GTTTTAGATGTGGGCTGTGGAATAGGTGGTCCGCTGAGAGAAATTGCAAGATTTAG CTCAACGTCAGTTACTGGATTGAATAACAATGAGTACCAGATAACCAGGGGAAAG GAGCTCAATCGTTTAGCAGGCATTAGTGGAACCTGTGATTTTGTCATG GCAGACTTCATGAAGATGCCGTTCGATGACAACACTTTCGATGCTGTTTATGCCATTGAGGCGACATGTCATGCACCTGATCCG GTTGGTTGCTATAAGGAGATATATCGTGTGTTGAAGCCTGGTCAGTGCTTTGCCGTGTATGAGTGGTGCATTACTGaccactatgatcctaacaatgCGACCCACAAAAGGATCAAGGATGAAATCGAGCTTGGCAATGGCCTGCCAGATATCAGAAGCACTCGGCAATGTCTTCAGGCAGTAAAAGATGCTGGGTTTGAG GTTGTTTGGGATAAGGATCTTGCTGAAGATTCCCCTTTACCTTGGTACTTGCCCTTGGATCCAAGCCGATTTTCCCTGAGTAGCTTCCGTTTGACTTCCGTGGGACGCATGATTACTCGCACAATG GTCAAGGCCTTGGAATACGTTGGTGTTGCACCACAGGGCAGTGAGAGAGTCTCTAATTTCCTAGAGAAGGCTGCAGAAGGTCTTGTAGAGGGTGGGAA GAAGGAGATCTTCACGCCAATGTACTTCTTTCTTGTTCGGAAGCCTCTTTCGGAATGA